Proteins co-encoded in one Paracrocinitomix mangrovi genomic window:
- a CDS encoding TerC family protein yields the protein MLILLQAVLGFDNLLYISLESKKVEPEKRNRVRVIGISLAIVLRIGLLFLLMKLITLFQDELFAINLGKNITSSFNGHSLIVLFGGGFIIYTAMKEIWHMISHETLDEDKADKDKKKSTSSVIAMIVVMNLVFSFDSILSAMALTSTIHNDTTELILMSIAIIGSGLLMILLANKVARFLEKNRMFEVLGLFVLFIVGIMLLTEGGHLANIVVYGHHIVPMNKTTFYFVIIVLVLVDIVQSRYQKKIIRIEQAEEKRDKMDKNESKFVD from the coding sequence ATGTTAATCCTATTACAGGCAGTACTGGGATTTGACAACCTCCTTTACATCTCTCTTGAATCTAAAAAAGTTGAACCTGAAAAAAGAAACAGAGTTAGAGTAATAGGAATTTCTTTAGCAATTGTACTGAGAATTGGATTGTTATTCTTATTAATGAAACTAATTACCCTTTTTCAAGACGAATTGTTTGCCATCAACTTAGGAAAGAATATTACATCAAGTTTTAATGGACATAGTTTAATTGTTCTATTTGGTGGAGGATTTATCATATACACAGCCATGAAAGAAATTTGGCATATGATATCGCACGAAACCCTTGATGAAGACAAAGCAGACAAAGACAAAAAGAAAAGCACCTCATCTGTTATCGCTATGATTGTTGTAATGAATTTGGTGTTTTCATTTGATTCTATTCTTAGCGCAATGGCATTAACAAGCACTATTCACAATGATACTACAGAATTGATTTTAATGTCAATAGCTATCATAGGAAGTGGATTACTAATGATATTGTTAGCTAATAAAGTAGCCCGATTTTTAGAGAAAAACAGAATGTTTGAGGTACTTGGCCTTTTTGTATTATTCATTGTAGGAATAATGCTTTTAACAGAAGGAGGACATCTTGCAAACATTGTAGTATATGGACACCATATTGTTCCTATGAATAAAACAACATTCTACTTTGTTATTATCGTCCTTGTATTGGTTGATATTGTCCAAAGCAGATATCAGAAAAAAATTATCCGCATTGAACAAGCTGAAGAAAAAAGAGATAAAATGGACAAAAATGAATCTAAGTTCGTTGATTAA
- the mnmD gene encoding tRNA (5-methylaminomethyl-2-thiouridine)(34)-methyltransferase MnmD → MESKIIVTDDNSKTLLIPELNETYHSTKGAITESQHVFIKEGLMHANKKDLKIFEMGFGTGLNAILTALVSEQNQITVDYHTIEAYPLKWEMVDQLNYQELLNLNEQQFDFFKSSHQTETNSKPIKFGNFSFQKYISKIQDIQLENDFFDLIYYDAFGPKVQSELWEIPVLTIIYNSMKKDGVLVTYCAQGQFKRNLKELGFEVESIPGPPGKREMTRAIKAV, encoded by the coding sequence ATGGAGAGCAAAATTATTGTAACTGATGACAATTCTAAAACTTTGTTAATTCCTGAATTGAATGAAACATATCATTCAACTAAAGGAGCTATTACAGAATCTCAACACGTCTTTATTAAAGAAGGTTTAATGCATGCCAATAAAAAAGACCTGAAGATTTTTGAAATGGGTTTTGGCACAGGTTTAAACGCAATACTTACCGCTCTTGTATCTGAACAAAACCAAATTACTGTAGATTATCACACAATAGAAGCATACCCTTTAAAATGGGAAATGGTAGATCAGTTAAATTATCAAGAGTTGCTCAATTTAAATGAACAGCAATTCGATTTTTTTAAATCATCACACCAAACAGAAACAAATTCAAAGCCGATTAAATTTGGAAATTTCAGCTTTCAAAAATACATCTCCAAAATACAGGACATCCAACTAGAGAATGATTTTTTTGACCTTATCTATTATGATGCGTTTGGCCCAAAAGTTCAAAGCGAATTATGGGAAATACCTGTATTAACAATCATTTATAACTCTATGAAAAAGGACGGAGTTTTAGTTACTTATTGCGCGCAAGGACAATTTAAAAGGAACTTAAAAGAATTAGGGTTCGAAGTAGAAAGCATCCCGGGACCTCCCGGAAAAAGAGAAATGACCAGAGCTATAAAAGCTGTTTAA
- a CDS encoding acyl-CoA thioesterase, whose translation MFLNTTQIRIRYSETDQMGYCYYGNYAQFFEIGRVETLRALGVSYRSLEERGIMLPVLELNVKYHKAAKYDDLISIQTKLLKIPSAKIEFEYQIFNEENELLTTAYTKLVFISSKTMKPIQAPEDVIKKIKELDQD comes from the coding sequence TAAATACAACACAAATACGCATCAGATATAGCGAAACTGACCAAATGGGTTACTGTTATTATGGAAATTATGCACAATTTTTTGAGATAGGAAGGGTAGAAACTTTAAGAGCTTTAGGAGTCTCATATAGATCACTTGAAGAGCGTGGTATCATGTTACCTGTACTTGAACTCAATGTTAAATATCATAAGGCTGCAAAGTATGATGACCTCATCTCTATCCAAACCAAATTATTAAAAATTCCTTCTGCTAAAATCGAATTTGAATACCAAATTTTTAATGAAGAGAATGAACTATTAACAACAGCTTATACCAAACTTGTTTTTATTTCATCAAAAACAATGAAGCCCATTCAAGCTCCTGAAGATGTCATTAAGAAAATTAAAGAATTGGATCAGGATTAA